The Nitrospira sp. KM1 genome includes a window with the following:
- a CDS encoding phosphorylase, whose product MDGHDRLLESGRLWPSLVARSADASRKGALQSIPTKTEVIEQAGVSFVVRVMTDHVGAKSDHTTRQSSHPMTMPDPDLFVAELSPTHVAFLNKVSLVAHQVVIATRSFEAHESPLTHRDCEALLIALAEIDGLIFYDAGSAAGTAGRHKHLQLIPLPASTGPRLPIETLFHSLRIPGEIGLVPTLPFLHAYAPVESDWLDPEKKAGATLLACYRALLRAVGFPMRPGNSDTVAPYNLLMTRRWLLLVPRSQDYFEGIPINALSFAGEMFVRDTDQLELLRKHGPMTALQFAALPHMS is encoded by the coding sequence ATGGACGGTCACGACCGCTTGCTCGAATCCGGCCGGCTTTGGCCTTCGCTCGTTGCGCGCTCGGCCGATGCTTCCCGCAAGGGAGCGCTGCAATCTATTCCAACGAAAACGGAAGTGATCGAGCAGGCAGGCGTCTCGTTCGTCGTGCGGGTCATGACGGATCATGTCGGAGCGAAGTCCGACCACACGACCCGCCAATCTTCACACCCGATGACAATGCCGGACCCTGATCTCTTCGTGGCAGAACTGTCACCGACGCATGTCGCCTTTCTCAATAAGGTCAGCCTGGTTGCACATCAAGTCGTGATTGCCACGCGCTCCTTTGAGGCGCATGAGTCACCGCTTACGCACAGGGACTGTGAGGCGCTGCTGATTGCATTAGCAGAAATCGATGGTCTGATTTTTTACGATGCCGGATCGGCGGCAGGCACGGCGGGCCGGCACAAGCATCTCCAGCTTATTCCACTTCCGGCTTCAACCGGGCCGCGGCTGCCGATCGAAACGCTCTTTCATTCGCTGCGAATTCCGGGAGAAATAGGTCTGGTCCCCACGCTGCCGTTTCTCCACGCCTATGCACCGGTCGAAAGCGATTGGCTGGACCCGGAGAAAAAGGCCGGCGCGACGTTGCTCGCCTGCTACCGGGCGTTGCTGCGGGCGGTCGGTTTCCCGATGCGGCCGGGGAATTCCGACACTGTGGCGCCGTACAATCTGCTCATGACCAGACGCTGGCTTTTGCTGGTGCCACGATCTCAGGACTATTTCGAGGGCATTCCGATCAATGCACTCAGTTTCGCCGGTGAAATGTTCGTACGCGACACGGATCAACTGGAGTTGCTGCGGAAGCACGGTCCGATGACCGCGCTTCAGTTTGCGGCACTTCCGCACATGTCCTGA
- a CDS encoding DUF2238 domain-containing protein, producing MALRGNVLLAGLMVWYVALSFWVAYEPVDRQFWVMASILPAVLVLILAVTHRRIRFSTASYVLITLFLTLHAVGVHYTYAQVPAGVWLEQVLPGRNHYDRLVHFCFGFLLTYPIEELFRLTGSLRGWLLYYLPVMTILGLSGLWEIIEAWVASSVHPELGMTYLGSQGDIWDAQKDMASALYGSLACMALLLLIRFGWGPLRRQTQALADSPQ from the coding sequence ATGGCGTTGCGCGGAAATGTGCTGTTGGCCGGTCTGATGGTTTGGTACGTGGCCCTTTCATTTTGGGTGGCGTATGAGCCGGTGGATCGCCAATTCTGGGTCATGGCGAGCATCCTGCCGGCCGTTCTGGTGCTGATTTTGGCCGTCACGCATCGGCGGATCCGATTCTCGACGGCTTCGTACGTGTTGATCACGTTGTTTCTGACGTTGCACGCAGTCGGCGTCCATTATACCTATGCCCAAGTCCCGGCGGGTGTATGGCTCGAGCAGGTTCTTCCTGGACGGAACCATTACGATCGCCTCGTCCATTTCTGCTTCGGATTTCTTTTGACCTATCCCATCGAGGAATTGTTCCGTCTGACGGGTTCACTGCGTGGCTGGCTTCTCTATTATCTGCCTGTGATGACGATTCTTGGATTGAGCGGCCTGTGGGAAATCATCGAAGCCTGGGTTGCAAGCTCCGTGCATCCAGAATTGGGTATGACGTATCTCGGCTCTCAGGGAGATATCTGGGACGCGCAGAAGGATATGGCATCGGCGTTGTACGGATCGCTTGCCTGTATGGCTCTTCTGCTGCTCATCCGCTTTGGGTGGGGACCGCTCAGGCGGCAGACCCAAGCGCTTGCCGATTCGCCGCAGTGA
- a CDS encoding DUF2238 domain-containing protein — MLLALAVWYAVAWTALAIEPVDRRDWLLENILALTAIAALAVTYRWFQFSTPSYVLITVFLTLHAVGAHYTYAEVPFGFWLKDTFGLSRNPFDRLVHFSYGLFLVYPFREVLVRLAGIGGFWAFYLPVSGMLAQGGLFEVIEAIVAKIVSPELGTAYLGMQGDEWDAQMDMLSALLGAMVTMSVLSVAGGRSKTAGKRDR; from the coding sequence GTGCTTCTCGCACTTGCGGTCTGGTACGCCGTCGCCTGGACGGCGTTGGCGATCGAGCCGGTCGACCGCCGTGACTGGCTGCTAGAAAATATTCTGGCTCTCACCGCCATTGCGGCGCTGGCCGTCACCTACCGGTGGTTTCAATTTTCCACGCCGTCATATGTACTGATCACGGTGTTTCTCACGCTTCACGCAGTCGGAGCGCACTATACGTATGCTGAGGTGCCGTTCGGGTTCTGGTTGAAGGACACGTTCGGTTTGAGCCGAAACCCGTTCGACAGGCTCGTACATTTTTCCTATGGGCTATTCCTCGTCTATCCGTTCAGGGAAGTGCTTGTGCGGCTCGCCGGGATCGGAGGCTTCTGGGCATTCTATCTGCCGGTCAGCGGGATGTTAGCGCAGGGCGGGCTCTTTGAAGTTATTGAGGCGATCGTGGCGAAGATCGTGAGTCCCGAACTGGGCACGGCGTATCTGGGTATGCAGGGGGATGAATGGGATGCGCAAATGGATATGTTGTCTGCGCTGCTCGGCGCCATGGTGACTATGAGCGTTCTGTCTGTAGCGGGTGGGCGGAGCAAGACGGCGGGCAAACGAGATCGGTAA
- a CDS encoding transglycosylase SLT domain-containing protein, with translation MAPRLLSRAERSRRQQRGRRITGRSIWRFVRLWLQALRTSLASAPVSIRWLSAGLIILFVWLTVNWTYHAINKPTEMLFPLDRALDKSPSQTWREYGSLFRKHSTKTIPPELLAALAQVEGDGNPVARTYWRWRPAWNPFTVYQPASSAVGMYQITDAAFQEGKRYCVHNHVVVEDGPWHDMQSCWFNSLYTRVLPSHAIELTSALLDRGVAGALRHRRLAPATPPHKHDLATVIHLCGPSIGNSYAARGFRLGPNQQCGSHDVAKYLQRVNDMKRQFAKLAAAS, from the coding sequence ATGGCCCCCAGATTGCTGAGTCGAGCTGAACGATCCAGACGACAGCAGCGCGGACGCCGCATCACGGGGAGATCCATCTGGCGTTTTGTCCGACTCTGGCTCCAGGCTCTTAGAACATCGCTGGCCTCGGCCCCGGTCTCCATTCGATGGCTCTCTGCAGGTCTGATCATTCTCTTCGTCTGGTTGACAGTCAACTGGACCTACCATGCGATAAACAAACCGACGGAAATGTTGTTTCCGTTGGATCGCGCATTGGACAAGAGCCCGTCGCAGACGTGGCGGGAATACGGATCACTGTTCCGCAAGCATTCGACCAAAACAATCCCACCGGAACTGCTTGCCGCGCTGGCACAGGTCGAAGGCGACGGCAACCCGGTCGCTCGGACGTACTGGCGGTGGCGCCCGGCCTGGAATCCCTTCACGGTCTATCAACCGGCGTCAAGTGCGGTCGGGATGTATCAGATTACCGATGCGGCCTTTCAAGAGGGCAAGCGCTACTGTGTCCATAACCACGTCGTCGTCGAAGACGGCCCGTGGCACGATATGCAGTCGTGCTGGTTCAACAGCCTGTATACACGCGTATTGCCGAGCCATGCCATCGAACTGACGTCGGCATTGCTGGACCGTGGAGTGGCCGGAGCCTTGCGCCATCGGCGTTTGGCCCCTGCCACCCCGCCTCACAAGCACGATCTGGCAACCGTAATCCATCTCTGCGGACCGTCAATCGGAAACAGCTATGCGGCTCGCGGATTCAGGCTTGGACCGAACCAGCAGTGCGGGAGTCATGACGTCGCGAAGTATTTGCAACGTGTCAACGACATGAAACGCCAATTCGCGAAACTGGCCGCGGCGTCTTGA
- a CDS encoding glycoside hydrolase family 15 protein produces the protein MTYLPIEDHGIIGNMRTAALVGINGSIDWLCVPFFDSPSVFGAILDDRQGGSFDITPSDDNVQTKQFYWPETNVLVTRFLSPDGVGELEDFMPAGLPSDSPRQDQLFRRVRARRGKLAFTIHCRPAFDYARIPHRTMITKHGAVFETKALSLSLASTVPLVAVDEGGVTASFVLREGEEAVFVLCPLPQGEECRAVPSKGETQDVFEQTVEFWHRWLAKCTYVGRWREMVYRSALTLKLMTFGPSGAIVASPTCSLPEAIGGTRNWDYRYTWIRDAAFTLYGFLRIGFTEEAHAFMQWMDARAGEVETDGTLQIVYGVDGRHDLTEHTLDHLEGYRGSRPVRIGNGAYNQLQLDIFGELLDSLYLYNKHVMPIGIDAWVRIRKRLNWLCENWQLPDEGIWEVRGGRRQFVFSKLMCWVAMDRGVRLADKRSFPSDRERWQRVRDQIYEEIMAKGYSQKRQAFVQHYDTDTLDASNLIMPLVFFMAPNDPRMLNTLDAINRSPQAGGLVSDGLVYRYDTATGEDGLCGGEGTFTMCSFWLVEALTRAGHVDHGKLAEARLLFERMLGHSNHLGLYSEEIGPRGEALGNFPQAFTHLALISAAFNLDRTLGRKEHG, from the coding sequence ATGACATACCTTCCCATCGAGGATCACGGTATCATCGGCAACATGCGCACGGCCGCACTGGTCGGCATCAATGGGTCGATCGATTGGCTGTGCGTGCCATTCTTCGATTCACCGAGCGTCTTCGGCGCAATCTTGGACGATCGTCAAGGGGGCAGTTTCGATATCACGCCCAGCGACGACAATGTCCAGACAAAACAGTTTTATTGGCCGGAGACCAATGTGCTGGTGACACGCTTCTTATCGCCGGACGGTGTCGGCGAATTGGAAGACTTCATGCCCGCGGGATTGCCGTCCGATTCACCGAGGCAGGATCAACTGTTTCGGCGCGTCAGGGCGAGACGGGGAAAGCTGGCCTTCACGATACATTGCCGCCCGGCATTCGATTACGCCAGAATTCCTCACCGGACGATGATCACGAAGCATGGTGCGGTATTCGAGACGAAGGCATTGAGTTTGTCGTTGGCGAGCACGGTTCCCTTGGTCGCCGTGGATGAAGGAGGTGTGACGGCCTCGTTCGTGCTCCGGGAGGGTGAAGAAGCCGTCTTCGTCTTGTGCCCCTTGCCGCAGGGAGAGGAATGCCGGGCCGTTCCCTCGAAGGGCGAGACACAGGACGTGTTCGAACAGACCGTCGAATTTTGGCATCGTTGGCTTGCGAAATGCACCTATGTCGGCCGTTGGCGTGAAATGGTGTACCGGTCGGCTCTCACGCTGAAGCTGATGACGTTCGGACCGAGCGGTGCCATCGTCGCCTCGCCCACCTGCAGTCTCCCCGAGGCGATCGGGGGAACGAGAAACTGGGATTACCGCTATACATGGATCCGCGACGCCGCCTTCACCCTCTACGGGTTTCTGCGGATCGGGTTCACCGAAGAGGCGCATGCATTCATGCAGTGGATGGATGCGAGAGCCGGTGAAGTCGAAACCGACGGCACGCTGCAGATCGTATACGGCGTCGATGGGCGGCACGATCTGACGGAACACACGCTCGATCACCTCGAGGGGTATCGTGGTTCCCGTCCGGTGCGGATCGGGAACGGAGCCTACAATCAACTGCAATTGGATATTTTCGGCGAGTTGCTCGATTCATTGTATTTGTACAACAAGCATGTGATGCCCATCGGCATCGACGCCTGGGTCAGAATCCGCAAGCGTCTCAACTGGCTGTGTGAGAACTGGCAGCTTCCCGACGAAGGCATCTGGGAGGTGCGCGGCGGCCGCCGGCAGTTTGTCTTTTCAAAACTCATGTGTTGGGTGGCCATGGATCGCGGTGTCCGGTTGGCCGATAAGCGATCGTTCCCGTCCGATCGAGAACGCTGGCAGCGGGTGCGGGACCAGATCTACGAAGAAATCATGGCCAAGGGGTACAGCCAGAAGCGGCAAGCCTTCGTGCAGCACTATGATACCGATACATTGGACGCCTCCAATCTGATCATGCCGCTGGTGTTTTTCATGGCCCCCAACGATCCGCGCATGCTGAATACGCTCGACGCCATCAATCGTTCGCCGCAGGCGGGTGGGCTGGTGTCCGATGGACTGGTGTACCGATACGATACGGCGACCGGCGAGGACGGGTTGTGCGGCGGGGAAGGCACGTTCACGATGTGCTCGTTCTGGCTCGTCGAGGCGCTGACTCGGGCCGGCCACGTCGATCACGGAAAATTGGCCGAGGCCCGATTGCTCTTCGAACGGATGTTGGGACATTCCAACCATCTCGGCCTCTATTCGGAAGAAATCGGTCCGCGCGGCGAAGCGCTCGGCAATTTTCCGCAAGCGTTTACCCATTTGGCACTGATCAGCGCCGCTTTCAACCTCGACCGGACGCTCGGTCGAAAAGAGCACGGGTGA
- a CDS encoding OsmC family protein, translating to MQRKGSAVWQGDLKSGKGTVSTDSGVLSQTQYSFSTRFESGKGTNPEELIAAAHAGCFTMALSAQLGNAGLTPEKLETTATVTFDKLEAGWTVTGILLDVKGKVPKADQAAWEKATQAAKTGCPISRLLNTTINMQAKLES from the coding sequence ATGCAACGCAAAGGTTCGGCCGTCTGGCAGGGCGATCTGAAATCAGGCAAGGGCACCGTCTCGACGGATAGCGGGGTACTGTCGCAGACGCAATATTCCTTCTCGACCAGGTTTGAAAGCGGAAAGGGCACGAATCCCGAGGAATTGATCGCCGCGGCCCATGCCGGCTGTTTCACGATGGCGCTGTCGGCGCAGTTGGGCAATGCGGGTCTGACGCCGGAAAAACTCGAAACGACGGCCACCGTGACGTTCGATAAACTGGAAGCGGGCTGGACGGTGACCGGTATTCTGTTGGATGTCAAAGGTAAGGTGCCGAAGGCCGACCAGGCCGCGTGGGAGAAGGCGACGCAGGCGGCCAAGACGGGCTGCCCGATTTCCCGCCTGCTCAATACCACGATCAACATGCAAGCGAAGCTCGAAAGCTGA
- a CDS encoding HAD family hydrolase, protein MARARASASIAFLFDLDGTLIDSVYQHVLAWREATQATGIELPVWRIHRQIGMSGGLMLNALLRETGRPVSRRDAERIQRVHAETYASQAASLRVLPGAQELLDTLAMHRIPHAIATSGRTISAVHTLKLLKLHKTVPVITRDDVRYAKPDPDLFVAAGKRLNMPMSRCVIVGDSVWDLLAARRAFAISVGLLSGGYGREELERAGAYRVYEDPAGLLAHLDEVGVRLHERV, encoded by the coding sequence ATGGCTCGGGCCAGAGCCTCCGCCTCCATCGCCTTTCTGTTTGATCTCGACGGCACATTGATCGACAGTGTCTATCAGCACGTCTTGGCCTGGCGTGAGGCGACGCAGGCGACGGGGATCGAGCTGCCTGTCTGGCGTATTCATCGCCAGATCGGCATGAGCGGCGGCCTCATGCTCAATGCCTTGTTGCGGGAGACCGGCCGTCCGGTGTCACGCCGAGATGCGGAGCGCATTCAGCGAGTCCATGCGGAGACCTATGCGTCGCAGGCGGCGTCCCTTCGCGTTCTTCCCGGCGCACAGGAACTGCTGGACACGCTGGCAATGCACCGTATCCCCCACGCCATCGCGACGAGCGGACGCACCATCAGCGCCGTCCACACGCTGAAGCTGCTCAAGCTTCACAAGACGGTTCCGGTCATTACGCGGGATGACGTGCGGTATGCGAAGCCGGACCCTGATCTTTTCGTCGCGGCCGGCAAGCGGCTCAACATGCCGATGAGCCGTTGCGTGATCGTCGGAGACAGCGTGTGGGATCTGCTGGCGGCGCGCCGCGCGTTTGCAATTTCCGTCGGGCTGCTCTCGGGAGGCTACGGGCGTGAAGAGCTGGAGCGGGCCGGCGCGTATCGCGTCTATGAGGATCCAGCGGGTCTGCTTGCGCATTTGGATGAGGTCGGCGTCAGACTTCACGAACGCGTCTAA
- a CDS encoding DUF302 domain-containing protein, which yields MRDATALSTWLLSCVFAAGFAGPAMVQAADNLITTASRYSVPETIDRIEKAVTAKGMTVFARIDHGLEATQVGLDMKPTVLLIFGNPKSGTALMVARPTAAIDLPMKALVWEDRNGKVWLTYNSPALLRERHGVAENLTSTLDPVGKLLEQSLE from the coding sequence ATGCGCGATGCCACCGCGTTGTCGACCTGGTTGCTGTCCTGTGTCTTCGCCGCCGGCTTTGCCGGTCCCGCGATGGTGCAAGCTGCTGACAATCTGATCACGACGGCCAGCCGCTATTCCGTTCCCGAGACGATCGACCGGATCGAAAAGGCTGTGACGGCCAAAGGGATGACGGTCTTTGCCCGCATCGACCACGGTCTGGAAGCCACGCAAGTTGGACTCGACATGAAACCGACCGTGTTGCTCATTTTCGGCAATCCGAAAAGCGGCACTGCGCTGATGGTGGCGAGGCCTACTGCGGCAATTGATTTGCCGATGAAGGCGCTCGTATGGGAGGATCGGAACGGAAAAGTATGGCTCACCTATAACTCGCCTGCATTGCTTCGTGAGCGTCACGGCGTGGCGGAGAATCTGACATCCACGCTCGATCCGGTGGGCAAACTGCTGGAACAATCCTTGGAATAG
- a CDS encoding alpha amylase C-terminal domain-containing protein, producing the protein MPASLERISSETPMGAHLLANGATFRVWAPHARAVYVVGDFNNGVRSDAGLLNRDEHGHWRGFIPGVRDRQAYMYYIVGQGSEGLKRDPFARELETPFPARCIVRATNFPWHDAGYVPRPFHEWVIYQLHVGTFFTPNLPQRGGTFLDVARKIPYLAGLGITALQLLPIQEFQTAFSLGYNGTDYFSPEMDFGVLDADLPAYLSAINGLLDANGRRRYEAGDLRGEMNQLKALVDLAHVYGLAVMLDVVYNHAGGGFDEGSLYFLDRQDPSGGRQNSLYFMDRGHAGGLVFDYAKPEVRDFLIQNAKFFLDEYRVDGFRYDQVSVIDHDGAPHGWRFCQDLTSTLHAHRPAALHHAEYWNVNPYVVRSPPEGGGFDTTLTDGLRLAIRDVIGNASAPDERALNMTSLGASLWPSGFDQQWRFVQGPENHDLVYDGREMRIARIGDPGNPRSWYARSRARVATGLSLTAPGVPMLFMGQEFLEDKQWSDDFESHRNLLLYWGGLDAGDKQMLDHVRFVRELLALRRSLPGLTGNGFRIVHAHDNNRVLVFHRWVDGRGDDVMVTVHLGPFHRYGYRIGFPGSGAWREVFNSDVYENWVNSDVAGNGGQVVAGQDPLHGFVASAAVVLPANSLLIFAR; encoded by the coding sequence ATGCCCGCGTCCCTTGAGCGCATTTCCTCCGAGACACCGATGGGCGCCCATTTGCTTGCCAACGGTGCCACGTTTCGAGTCTGGGCGCCGCATGCGCGCGCCGTCTATGTGGTTGGAGATTTCAACAACGGCGTGAGAAGCGATGCCGGTCTGCTGAACCGCGACGAGCATGGACATTGGCGGGGTTTTATTCCCGGTGTACGGGACCGGCAAGCGTATATGTATTACATCGTCGGTCAAGGCAGCGAAGGACTGAAGCGCGATCCCTTCGCTCGAGAGCTCGAAACCCCGTTTCCGGCGCGGTGCATAGTCCGGGCTACCAATTTCCCCTGGCATGACGCAGGCTATGTGCCGCGCCCTTTTCACGAGTGGGTCATCTATCAGCTCCACGTCGGGACGTTCTTTACTCCGAACCTGCCGCAAAGGGGAGGAACCTTCCTGGATGTTGCTCGCAAAATTCCCTATCTCGCCGGCTTGGGCATCACGGCGTTGCAGCTCCTTCCGATTCAGGAATTCCAGACCGCATTCAGCCTTGGATACAACGGGACGGATTATTTTTCGCCCGAGATGGATTTTGGCGTGTTGGATGCCGATCTTCCGGCATATCTCTCCGCGATAAACGGATTGCTTGACGCGAACGGCCGGCGCCGCTATGAGGCAGGGGATCTTCGAGGTGAGATGAACCAGCTCAAGGCGCTTGTGGATCTCGCCCATGTATACGGTTTGGCGGTCATGCTTGACGTGGTGTACAACCATGCGGGAGGTGGGTTCGACGAGGGAAGTCTGTACTTCCTCGATCGCCAGGATCCGTCTGGGGGACGGCAAAACTCTCTCTATTTTATGGACAGGGGGCATGCAGGGGGGCTTGTATTCGATTACGCCAAGCCCGAGGTTCGGGATTTCTTGATACAGAATGCGAAATTCTTTCTTGACGAATATCGGGTAGACGGATTTCGTTATGATCAGGTGAGCGTCATCGATCACGACGGCGCTCCGCATGGTTGGCGGTTTTGCCAGGATCTGACATCTACACTGCACGCCCATCGTCCTGCCGCGTTGCATCATGCCGAGTATTGGAACGTAAACCCGTACGTGGTGAGATCTCCGCCGGAAGGCGGCGGCTTTGACACGACTTTGACCGACGGTCTGCGTCTCGCGATCCGGGACGTCATCGGCAACGCCAGTGCGCCCGACGAACGTGCCCTGAACATGACGAGTCTTGGCGCGAGTCTCTGGCCCTCCGGATTCGATCAGCAGTGGCGCTTCGTGCAGGGACCGGAGAATCACGACCTCGTCTATGACGGGCGAGAGATGCGCATCGCCCGGATTGGAGATCCGGGAAATCCGCGTTCATGGTACGCGCGCAGCCGCGCACGGGTTGCGACCGGGCTGAGTCTGACGGCGCCCGGTGTCCCCATGCTGTTCATGGGACAGGAGTTTCTGGAGGATAAGCAATGGTCGGATGATTTCGAGTCGCATCGTAACTTGCTGTTGTACTGGGGCGGGCTCGATGCCGGAGATAAGCAGATGCTCGATCATGTCCGGTTCGTCCGTGAACTATTGGCGCTGCGGCGATCGCTTCCCGGCCTGACCGGTAATGGGTTTCGGATCGTGCATGCACACGACAACAATCGCGTCCTCGTATTTCATCGGTGGGTGGATGGACGTGGGGATGATGTCATGGTGACCGTGCATTTGGGGCCGTTTCACCGATACGGGTATCGAATCGGGTTTCCCGGGTCCGGTGCGTGGCGAGAGGTGTTCAACAGCGACGTGTACGAGAACTGGGTCAATTCGGATGTGGCCGGCAATGGCGGACAGGTCGTGGCCGGTCAAGATCCGTTGCACGGATTCGTGGCTTCAGCGGCCGTTGTCCTGCCGGCCAATAGCCTTCTCATATTCGCGCGATAG
- a CDS encoding tetratricopeptide repeat protein has translation MIRRIRNRFLAAVCLVLLTACEGRESVPQCGPGSAENQQGVQSFSALILRKRDHTSAYLARAKCLYFIGSYEPALQDLNEVIRRRPRQAEAYLYRAKIEKMLKRTLQALEDYSTSIRLEPTAEAYYDRGVLYLKEFTNKDGEALEDFNGAVGLDPKHIPAYKARAEILRKYGQYLSALQDAETILRLDPSSPRAYCGVGIAHYALGQESEGKKFLNMCFEKDPSPRIRDHYENEARKAQHARQPRRGGGGIMSEDQEVPTQDLQTGPQGHTE, from the coding sequence ATGATCCGTCGGATACGAAACAGATTCCTGGCAGCGGTATGTCTCGTGCTGCTGACGGCCTGCGAAGGCAGAGAGTCTGTTCCACAGTGTGGTCCGGGAAGTGCGGAGAATCAGCAAGGTGTCCAATCGTTCAGCGCACTGATCCTCAGGAAGCGCGATCACACTTCCGCCTACCTCGCGCGAGCGAAATGTCTGTATTTCATCGGGTCGTACGAACCGGCTCTTCAAGACCTGAACGAAGTCATCCGGCGTAGGCCCAGACAAGCCGAAGCATATCTGTATAGGGCCAAAATCGAAAAGATGCTCAAGCGGACCTTGCAGGCTCTTGAGGACTACAGTACGTCGATCCGGCTAGAGCCGACGGCCGAAGCCTACTACGACCGTGGTGTCTTATACCTCAAAGAATTCACGAACAAGGACGGCGAAGCGCTGGAGGACTTCAACGGCGCCGTCGGTCTCGATCCAAAGCACATTCCGGCGTACAAAGCGCGGGCTGAGATCCTCAGAAAATACGGCCAGTATCTCAGTGCTCTGCAGGATGCTGAAACGATATTACGCCTCGATCCTTCCTCTCCCCGTGCGTATTGTGGCGTCGGCATCGCGCACTACGCTCTCGGTCAAGAGTCTGAGGGCAAAAAGTTTTTGAATATGTGTTTCGAGAAGGATCCTAGCCCACGGATACGGGACCATTACGAAAACGAAGCCCGCAAGGCTCAACATGCCAGGCAGCCGCGGAGAGGGGGAGGAGGCATTATGTCCGAAGATCAGGAGGTGCCGACACAAGATTTGCAGACAGGACCTCAAGGACATACCGAATAA
- a CDS encoding META domain-containing protein produces the protein MVGHRVWIMTFILLSVLGCTGPRTTAVPASNPQERTPVLGRLPATFSGDFPCADCPGIRYQLTLHPDHAFFLSLTYLERNSRFDSIGSWIVSPDGQRLVLYDESVSPDQFRIIDPNNLRKLGIDGHDIATGLNYTLTRANDVESPESHLALRGMYRYVADAGSFSECLTGRRWPVMQQADNASLEQTYVKFRKQPNDELLATVEGRVVTKSGADGATPHPMLIVDRFLGLWPGETCGARLATSTLENTYWKLTRLAGMPVIVPEQQREPAMVLHQEQHRLAGSGGCNRLMGEYRLDRRLVSFSQVAGTKMACRAGMEQEEHFIEALGRTAAWTVIGEHLELFDAEGKQLARFEARALR, from the coding sequence ATGGTAGGACATCGTGTGTGGATCATGACGTTCATATTGTTGTCGGTCCTCGGTTGTACAGGTCCGCGAACGACTGCAGTCCCTGCATCGAACCCTCAAGAACGTACGCCCGTCTTGGGACGACTTCCCGCGACCTTTTCGGGAGACTTTCCCTGTGCAGACTGTCCAGGCATTCGTTACCAACTGACCTTACATCCCGACCATGCGTTCTTCCTGAGCCTGACCTACCTGGAGCGAAACAGCCGCTTCGACAGTATCGGCAGCTGGATTGTTTCACCGGATGGCCAACGGCTCGTTTTGTACGATGAATCCGTTTCACCGGATCAGTTCCGCATCATTGATCCAAACAACCTTCGCAAGCTCGGTATCGACGGGCATGACATCGCGACAGGTCTCAACTATACGCTCACGCGAGCAAACGACGTTGAGTCTCCCGAGTCACACCTGGCGCTGCGCGGTATGTACCGATATGTGGCAGATGCCGGATCATTCTCCGAATGCCTGACGGGACGGCGCTGGCCGGTCATGCAACAGGCGGACAATGCGTCTCTGGAACAGACCTACGTCAAATTCAGGAAACAACCGAACGATGAACTTCTCGCCACCGTAGAGGGCCGCGTCGTAACGAAGTCCGGGGCGGATGGAGCCACACCCCATCCAATGCTGATTGTCGACCGATTTCTTGGCCTGTGGCCGGGAGAGACCTGTGGTGCACGGCTGGCGACATCCACTCTCGAGAATACCTACTGGAAACTCACCAGGCTCGCAGGCATGCCGGTGATCGTGCCCGAGCAGCAAAGGGAACCGGCCATGGTTCTCCACCAGGAACAGCACCGCCTAGCCGGATCAGGGGGGTGCAACAGGCTCATGGGTGAGTATCGCCTCGACAGGCGCTTGGTTTCGTTCAGCCAGGTTGCGGGGACTAAAATGGCCTGCCGGGCTGGAATGGAGCAGGAAGAGCACTTCATCGAGGCGCTCGGACGGACTGCAGCGTGGACCGTGATCGGGGAACATTTGGAACTGTTCGATGCCGAGGGCAAACAACTCGCGAGGTTTGAGGCGCGTGCGCTACGCTGA
- a CDS encoding YciI family protein, which produces MKYFLMCCHDQKTFEELPKHEEDAIIKETMMYCESLRTEGTLISSEALDPTEAATAVRVRNGKTLTTDGPFAETKEQFGGFFLIETRDFNEAIRVASKFPSARIGSIVIRPVLDLEKRVADSPKLAGSQTRS; this is translated from the coding sequence ATGAAATACTTTCTCATGTGTTGTCACGACCAGAAGACGTTTGAGGAACTGCCTAAGCATGAGGAGGACGCGATCATCAAAGAGACGATGATGTACTGTGAATCGCTTCGCACAGAAGGCACGCTTATCTCCTCTGAGGCACTTGACCCAACCGAAGCCGCAACGGCTGTGCGAGTCCGCAACGGGAAGACGCTGACGACGGACGGTCCCTTTGCCGAGACGAAGGAACAGTTCGGCGGGTTTTTTCTCATTGAGACCAGAGATTTCAACGAAGCCATCCGTGTTGCCTCGAAATTTCCATCGGCCCGGATAGGCAGCATCGTCATCCGTCCCGTTCTGGACTTGGAGAAACGGGTCGCCGACTCCCCCAAGCTGGCGGGCTCGCAGACAAGATCGTGA